The Pseudomonas asiatica genome has a segment encoding these proteins:
- a CDS encoding phosphotransferase family protein yields the protein MNSISNPGPADARVSIPDAYPALARYLQQQLGADLVNIDQGQRLSGGAIQENWLLNGTVQFGTKTFVDSWVLRTDAASSVAVSMSRAEEFAVLAAVHTAGVRVPEPLWLCEDASVIGRPFFIMRKLNGITNGHRLTSDPGLDPKRDELCRSLGLNLAQLHQIRPHHPMLAFLVPPAADPIQASIDQYRRFLDALPDNHPVIEWGLRWCELNKPAPLPAGLIHRDYRTGNFMVEQGQLSGILDWEFTGWGDPREDIGWFTARCWRFARRDREAGGIGDIDAFLAGYASVSGYWVSHEELRYWQLMAHLRWAVVALQQVQRHISGQQPSLELALTGHLLPELEHEILALSGETV from the coding sequence ATGAACAGTATTTCCAACCCAGGCCCCGCAGATGCTCGGGTCAGCATCCCAGATGCGTACCCGGCACTTGCACGATATTTGCAGCAACAACTCGGCGCCGATCTGGTGAACATAGATCAGGGCCAGCGCCTTTCAGGTGGCGCCATTCAGGAAAATTGGCTACTGAATGGCACAGTCCAGTTTGGGACAAAGACATTCGTCGACAGCTGGGTGCTGCGAACCGATGCCGCTTCGTCCGTGGCCGTCAGCATGAGCCGCGCAGAAGAGTTTGCGGTGTTGGCCGCCGTTCACACTGCTGGAGTCCGCGTACCAGAGCCGCTTTGGTTATGCGAAGACGCCTCGGTCATAGGCCGCCCGTTCTTCATCATGCGTAAGTTGAACGGCATTACCAACGGCCATCGGCTGACATCAGATCCAGGCCTTGATCCGAAGCGCGACGAACTGTGCAGATCGCTTGGTCTGAATCTCGCCCAACTGCATCAGATCCGTCCGCACCACCCAATGCTGGCGTTTCTGGTACCACCGGCCGCTGACCCCATACAGGCCAGCATCGACCAGTACCGGCGGTTTCTGGATGCATTGCCCGACAACCATCCGGTCATCGAATGGGGGCTTCGATGGTGTGAACTCAACAAGCCCGCACCGTTGCCTGCCGGGCTGATCCATCGTGATTACCGCACTGGCAACTTCATGGTCGAGCAAGGCCAGCTCAGTGGCATCCTGGACTGGGAATTCACTGGTTGGGGAGACCCCCGTGAGGATATTGGCTGGTTCACCGCCCGTTGTTGGCGCTTTGCCCGGCGAGACCGTGAGGCGGGCGGTATAGGGGACATCGACGCCTTCTTGGCCGGCTACGCGTCTGTATCCGGTTACTGGGTGAGTCATGAAGAGCTGCGGTACTGGCAACTGATGGCTCATCTACGTTGGGCGGTCGTGGCGCTGCAGCAAGTGCAGCGGCATATCTCCGGCCAGCAGCCCTCTCTTGAATTGGCGCTGACTGGCCATCTGCTGCCCGAACTCGAACATGAAATCCTGGCCCTCAGTGGAGAGACCGTATGA
- a CDS encoding LysR family transcriptional regulator, with translation MDIVHAMHIFVRVAEFNSFTAAAESLGYSTPHVSRSISDLEIHLRAKLINRTTRKVALTEAGYRYLERCKVLLEDLKLAELEAAGAHLEAFGKLRMHSPNGIGHYHIIPLIAKYSQLQPNVDFELNLSQAAPDLLAEGYDLVISADSRVSDSSFIARELGETYSVFCAGPAYIQEHGLPEEIDQLKDHTCLRLHDPSFPKGWEIDGYDMDEVISPRQTFTVNVAGSIAQAAKENMGVCLIPSYVAASSIARGDLIRVLPTVKANQRSISVIYPSRHFLDAKVRTWVEFLKGQLPTRLEGDEAALQAGASGRLAPGH, from the coding sequence ATGGATATTGTACATGCCATGCACATTTTTGTTCGGGTAGCGGAGTTCAACAGCTTCACCGCAGCCGCAGAGTCGTTGGGGTACTCGACCCCACATGTCTCGCGAAGTATTTCAGATCTTGAAATTCATCTGCGGGCAAAACTGATAAACAGAACGACACGAAAGGTGGCGTTGACTGAAGCCGGCTACCGTTATCTCGAACGCTGCAAAGTGCTGCTGGAGGACCTGAAGCTTGCGGAGCTCGAAGCGGCGGGGGCGCATCTGGAAGCCTTTGGCAAATTGCGCATGCACTCGCCGAACGGCATCGGCCATTATCATATTATTCCGTTGATCGCCAAGTATTCTCAACTGCAGCCCAATGTAGACTTTGAACTCAACCTGTCTCAAGCCGCACCGGACTTGCTTGCCGAAGGCTATGATCTAGTCATTTCGGCGGACAGCCGGGTTTCCGACTCCAGTTTCATTGCCAGAGAACTGGGAGAGACCTACAGCGTTTTTTGCGCAGGCCCGGCTTATATCCAGGAACATGGGTTGCCAGAGGAAATTGATCAATTGAAAGACCATACCTGCCTCAGGCTTCATGACCCCAGTTTTCCGAAGGGTTGGGAAATTGATGGGTATGACATGGATGAAGTGATTTCTCCCAGACAAACGTTCACGGTCAACGTGGCTGGGTCAATCGCTCAAGCGGCAAAGGAAAACATGGGGGTTTGCCTCATACCAAGCTATGTGGCTGCGAGTTCAATCGCCAGAGGTGACTTGATCAGGGTGTTGCCCACGGTAAAGGCCAATCAGAGAAGTATTTCGGTGATTTATCCTTCACGGCACTTTCTGGATGCCAAGGTCAGAACCTGGGTCGAATTCTTGAAGGGGCAACTTCCAACACGGCTAGAGGGTGATGAGGCGGCATTGCAAGCCGGAGCGAGTGGCAGGCTCGCTCCAGGCCATTAG
- a CDS encoding histidine phosphatase family protein, with translation MANSIGIKRRRCYLVRHGHVDYFDAQGRPLDPRSVSLSDQGALQARALGVVMHATALDRVLVSDYPRAQQTLDLVLMGRALKVESTPALREIRAGRLREIPEPSMQEAIVGAYRNAAEPDATFLGGERWSDFSQRVLDKFHAVLNEDGWESLLIVAHDAVNRIVLAWAAGTGLPGIAAFEQDTACLNVIDIDGEGDGSFAAIIRALNVTPYDPGKAGIRDTVLENLYRHIRPGKPLA, from the coding sequence ATGGCAAATAGCATCGGGATCAAACGACGACGCTGTTATCTGGTTCGTCATGGCCATGTCGATTATTTCGACGCACAAGGCCGTCCTTTGGACCCGCGCTCGGTGAGTCTCTCCGACCAAGGTGCTTTGCAGGCGAGAGCGCTTGGCGTGGTGATGCACGCAACTGCGTTGGATCGCGTACTGGTTTCCGATTATCCGCGGGCGCAGCAAACACTCGACCTCGTGCTGATGGGGCGAGCGCTGAAGGTTGAATCCACGCCTGCGTTACGCGAAATCAGAGCCGGCCGTTTGCGTGAGATACCTGAGCCATCCATGCAAGAGGCCATCGTGGGCGCCTATCGCAATGCCGCCGAGCCTGATGCCACGTTCCTGGGCGGCGAACGCTGGAGCGATTTCAGCCAACGCGTGCTGGACAAGTTTCACGCAGTGCTGAACGAGGATGGCTGGGAGTCGCTGCTGATCGTTGCCCATGACGCCGTCAACCGCATCGTCCTGGCATGGGCCGCTGGTACAGGCCTGCCAGGGATTGCGGCCTTCGAACAGGACACCGCGTGTCTCAATGTCATCGACATCGACGGGGAGGGCGATGGCTCATTCGCCGCGATCATCCGCGCGCTCAATGTCACGCCCTACGACCCAGGCAAGGCAGGTATTCGCGACACCGTCCTAGAGAACCTTTACCGCCACATTCGCCCGGGCAAGCCATTGGCCTGA
- a CDS encoding DUF2790 domain-containing protein, translating into MKYLFAIIAFTVASHSFAAQTSDEASQHKSNTVESYHYGMAMDIAHVISMTNNDESGCGVVPASITYVDHQGVTHTIDYLKVSNLSRCDNG; encoded by the coding sequence GTGAAATACCTGTTCGCAATAATCGCCTTTACCGTTGCCAGCCATTCATTCGCCGCACAAACCAGCGATGAGGCCAGCCAACACAAATCAAATACTGTCGAGAGCTATCATTACGGAATGGCGATGGACATCGCCCATGTCATTTCGATGACCAACAACGATGAGAGTGGATGCGGTGTGGTGCCTGCCAGCATCACTTATGTTGACCACCAGGGTGTAACCCATACCATCGATTACCTCAAGGTTTCCAACCTGAGCCGGTGTGACAATGGTTAA
- a CDS encoding SDR family NAD(P)-dependent oxidoreductase, which translates to MSALVSKLFDLTGKRVLVTGASSGLGLHFAKTLASAGARVAVAARRVDRLHDLVSGLCFEGHDARAYALDVTSRQSVIECIDAIEADFGGLDIVVNNAGVSDTKRVLDYDDQDWQAIVDTNLKGAWIVAQESAKRMVKAGQGGSVINITSILASRTGGGVGPYCAAKAGLSHLTRSLALELARHGIRVNALAPGYIATEINDAFLSSEAGERLRARIPSRRFCTSSDLDGALLLLASEAGRGMTGAEIIVDGGHACAGL; encoded by the coding sequence GTGAGCGCTCTCGTCTCCAAGCTCTTTGATCTGACCGGTAAACGTGTGCTGGTGACCGGGGCGTCGAGTGGACTGGGTTTGCACTTTGCCAAGACCTTGGCTTCGGCAGGTGCTCGTGTTGCGGTTGCGGCTCGGCGTGTCGATCGCCTTCATGACCTGGTAAGCGGCTTGTGTTTCGAGGGGCACGACGCAAGAGCCTACGCACTGGATGTGACTTCGCGCCAATCGGTGATCGAGTGCATCGACGCCATCGAAGCGGATTTTGGTGGGCTGGATATCGTGGTCAACAATGCCGGCGTAAGCGATACCAAAAGGGTGCTCGATTATGACGATCAGGATTGGCAAGCGATTGTGGATACCAACCTCAAAGGCGCGTGGATCGTGGCGCAGGAGTCGGCCAAACGGATGGTCAAGGCCGGGCAGGGGGGGAGTGTGATCAATATCACCTCGATCCTCGCAAGCCGCACCGGAGGAGGTGTAGGGCCTTATTGTGCGGCCAAGGCAGGGCTTAGCCATTTAACCCGATCACTCGCGTTGGAGCTGGCACGTCACGGAATACGGGTGAACGCGCTTGCGCCTGGGTACATCGCTACGGAAATCAACGACGCGTTTCTTTCCAGTGAAGCCGGTGAACGCTTGCGTGCGCGTATACCCAGTCGTCGTTTTTGCACGAGCAGCGACCTTGATGGTGCCCTGTTGCTCCTGGCCTCTGAAGCTGGGCGAGGCATGACGGGCGCAGAGATCATTGTCGATGGCGGTCACGCCTGTGCGGGTCTTTAA
- a CDS encoding YdhR family protein, which yields MITAVVRIRLPEGLELAAAKDIFKSTAVQYQAVPGLVRKYYLLSEDGRSVGGVYLWESREQALAQYTDEWKAFVEGKYGTPPSVELFETPVVVDNLLNRVVVS from the coding sequence ATGATTACGGCAGTAGTGCGCATTCGCCTTCCTGAAGGGCTTGAGCTGGCGGCAGCCAAGGACATTTTCAAAAGCACAGCAGTGCAATACCAAGCTGTGCCCGGGCTTGTCAGAAAATACTATTTATTGTCTGAAGATGGCCGCTCTGTAGGCGGCGTCTATTTGTGGGAGTCGCGAGAACAGGCGCTGGCGCAATACACAGATGAGTGGAAAGCTTTTGTAGAGGGCAAATACGGAACACCGCCGAGCGTTGAGTTGTTCGAAACCCCGGTGGTCGTAGACAATCTATTGAACAGGGTGGTGGTTTCGTAG
- a CDS encoding acyl-CoA dehydrogenase family protein: MNFAFPDDLVALQSRVREFILNDIIPMEADPRQSPHGPSEELRHALVEKARAKGLLTLHASREMGGQGLSHVEKAVIFEEAAYSPLGPTAMNIHAPDEGNIHLMEVVATEAQKDRWLRPLVQGHIRSCFAMTEPAPGAGSDPSMLATTAVRDGDDYIINGQKWLITGAEGAGFAIIMARTEDGNATMFLTDTNQPGFILERMMDSLDSCFTGGHAVLRFENLRVPATHVLGEVGKGFRYAQVRLAPARLTHCMRWLGQARRAHDVACAYAKRRESFGKRLGDHQGVGFMLADNEMDLLTTRLTIWNCAWVLDQGSRGNFESSIAKVVSSEGIWRVIDRSVQVLGGQGVTSEAIVDRIFLDARGFRIYDGPNEVHRMSLARKILDRVVGGEQ; the protein is encoded by the coding sequence ATGAACTTCGCATTTCCCGATGATCTGGTTGCGCTGCAGTCGCGTGTCCGAGAATTCATCCTCAACGACATCATTCCCATGGAAGCTGACCCTCGACAAAGCCCCCATGGCCCGTCGGAAGAACTTCGCCACGCGCTCGTCGAAAAGGCGCGTGCCAAGGGCCTGCTGACCCTGCACGCTTCCCGCGAGATGGGCGGGCAGGGCCTGAGTCACGTTGAAAAGGCTGTAATCTTCGAGGAGGCCGCCTACTCACCCTTGGGCCCCACGGCGATGAATATTCATGCGCCCGACGAAGGTAACATCCACCTGATGGAAGTTGTCGCCACCGAAGCGCAGAAAGACCGCTGGTTGAGGCCCCTCGTACAAGGTCACATTCGCTCCTGCTTCGCCATGACCGAGCCTGCGCCTGGGGCAGGTTCTGACCCTTCCATGCTTGCCACCACGGCCGTCCGAGACGGTGATGATTACATCATCAATGGCCAGAAGTGGCTCATTACCGGCGCTGAGGGGGCAGGCTTCGCCATCATCATGGCCCGGACCGAAGACGGTAACGCCACGATGTTCCTCACCGATACGAACCAGCCAGGTTTCATTCTCGAGCGAATGATGGACTCCCTGGACAGCTGTTTCACCGGTGGCCATGCGGTGCTGCGTTTTGAAAATCTTCGCGTGCCCGCTACCCACGTTCTAGGTGAAGTCGGCAAGGGCTTCCGGTATGCCCAGGTGCGACTGGCGCCGGCACGCCTGACCCACTGCATGCGTTGGCTGGGCCAAGCACGTCGTGCTCACGATGTGGCCTGCGCCTACGCCAAGCGGCGCGAGTCCTTTGGCAAGCGGCTGGGCGATCACCAGGGGGTGGGCTTTATGCTCGCCGACAACGAAATGGACCTGCTCACCACACGCTTGACCATCTGGAACTGCGCCTGGGTGCTGGACCAGGGCTCACGTGGCAATTTCGAGTCGAGCATTGCCAAAGTGGTGAGCTCGGAGGGCATTTGGCGAGTGATTGACCGCAGCGTGCAGGTTTTGGGCGGGCAAGGGGTTACCAGCGAGGCGATCGTCGATCGGATTTTCCTAGACGCCCGCGGTTTCCGCATCTATGACGGCCCTAACGAAGTCCATCGGATGAGCCTTGCACGAAAAATCCTGGACCGTGTCGTCGGAGGTGAACAGTGA
- a CDS encoding NAD(P)H-quinone oxidoreductase, which produces MTAIEITRPGGPEVLKATLRAVPTLGLRDVLIEVHAAGVNGPDLLQRKGLYDPPAGASDIPGLEISGVVAVVGNEVTRFSAGDKVMALVPGGGYAEYAVSDERTVVHLPAGLSMQEAAAVPETFMTVWVNLFQRGQFKAGDSVLIHGGASGIGTTATMLAKAFGASKVFTTVANKEQQVASQNLGADVAINYNEQDFVDEVMQGTNGKGVDVIVDIIAGDYVSRNFQVAAMNGRIVQIGVIKGAATNVDLFPMLVKRLTHIGSTLRSRTHDDKASILAELEQHVWPHLKNNTIKPLLYKEFPLSDADKAHALMESGQHIGKVVLSVSTEN; this is translated from the coding sequence ATGACGGCTATTGAAATTACCCGGCCTGGTGGCCCGGAGGTTTTGAAAGCGACCCTGCGAGCGGTCCCGACGCTGGGTCTTCGTGATGTCCTGATCGAAGTTCATGCAGCGGGCGTAAACGGACCAGACCTTCTTCAGCGCAAAGGGCTCTACGACCCGCCCGCCGGAGCCTCCGACATTCCTGGCCTGGAGATCTCAGGCGTGGTCGCGGTGGTAGGCAATGAAGTCACGCGCTTCTCTGCCGGCGACAAGGTCATGGCGCTGGTTCCAGGCGGTGGATATGCCGAGTACGCCGTGTCGGATGAGCGGACGGTTGTACATTTGCCAGCTGGGCTTTCCATGCAGGAAGCTGCGGCTGTTCCTGAAACCTTCATGACGGTATGGGTCAATCTCTTTCAACGCGGTCAGTTCAAAGCAGGCGATTCGGTACTTATCCACGGAGGTGCCTCCGGCATCGGCACTACCGCGACCATGCTGGCCAAGGCTTTTGGCGCCTCTAAAGTGTTCACGACCGTCGCCAATAAAGAGCAGCAGGTTGCAAGCCAGAACCTGGGGGCCGATGTGGCGATAAATTACAACGAACAGGACTTCGTCGATGAAGTCATGCAGGGCACTAACGGCAAGGGCGTTGACGTCATTGTCGATATTATTGCCGGCGACTATGTCTCGCGAAATTTCCAGGTCGCTGCCATGAACGGTCGAATCGTGCAAATTGGTGTTATCAAAGGCGCCGCAACCAACGTCGATCTTTTCCCAATGCTTGTCAAACGCCTGACTCATATCGGTTCGACCTTGCGCTCAAGAACCCATGACGACAAGGCCAGCATTCTGGCCGAGCTTGAGCAGCACGTCTGGCCACACCTCAAGAACAACACCATAAAGCCGCTGCTTTATAAAGAATTTCCACTTTCGGACGCTGACAAGGCCCATGCCCTGATGGAGTCTGGACAACACATCGGCAAGGTTGTCTTGAGCGTGTCAACGGAAAACTGA
- a CDS encoding DUF6285 domain-containing protein translates to MNASNVSAIDLLNTARHVLIDDLLPLLGEANHYECRMIARAMSIAAREIELRAEVSALESNVLGEVMGRHGLLKLTPAHARHLLAGFIRKGVFDNADSAQSSMLEALRQITHARLAISNPKVACHGK, encoded by the coding sequence ATGAACGCTAGCAACGTCAGCGCGATTGACCTGTTGAACACGGCCAGACATGTCCTGATCGACGACCTTTTGCCCTTGCTGGGTGAGGCGAACCACTACGAATGCAGAATGATTGCCCGGGCCATGTCAATCGCTGCCCGAGAGATCGAGTTGCGCGCAGAAGTCAGTGCACTTGAATCGAATGTTTTGGGCGAAGTCATGGGGCGCCATGGGCTGTTGAAGCTGACGCCGGCCCATGCGCGCCATTTGCTGGCCGGTTTCATCAGAAAAGGCGTTTTCGATAATGCCGACTCTGCTCAGTCCAGCATGCTTGAAGCCCTGAGACAAATTACCCATGCACGACTGGCCATCAGTAATCCGAAGGTTGCGTGCCATGGCAAATAG
- the prpR gene encoding propionate catabolism operon regulatory protein PrpR, translating to MRGREYLPKVVALITHLRLPEGLSRMARIVEQVIPDYTGRARVEIVETTVGELRNTGLELEARGDVDVIICSGATSEYLRQHIATAILSIRMGEYDLIRALDLARARATQVGILSFQHAHPELEAMSSLFTVDIRQATYTSYEEARQQVHRLVDDGYRVVVGSSTAVELAESVGAQGVLALNTDTVRRAMEDALAICRSRQQSLVQQQRLNSILRNLSDGVIAVDAEGLVQSLNPRMAALLGISSEWARERPLAEVIPGLDITTVLCSGESEENRILKAAGRTLAANITPIIENDKPDGVVITCQEANAIQRADRRIRSQVKPKQFTARYHFEQMLGDTAGFQAMLGLARHYAGADATVLIHGESGTGKELLAQSIHNASQRQAGPFVAINCAAFPETLLESELFGYEEGAFTGSRKGGKAGLIENAHTGTLFLDEIGDMPVTLQTRLLRVLQEREVLRLGAAEPTPVDIRVIAATHRDLRQRITEGCFREDLYYRLNILRLTMPPLRERSRDIPMLARSILDKLTGHSSANESSSSLLERLMPQLERHSWPGNIRELENIVERAALSASALQGQDNPRLLQALFDELFEPAPHATLQGMTSQDLRSHSRAEEVRRVREVLAHCAGDMDEAAKRLGISRTTLWRRLKDEKS from the coding sequence ATGCGTGGTCGAGAGTACCTTCCCAAAGTGGTTGCCCTGATTACCCACCTTCGTCTGCCTGAGGGGCTCAGCCGCATGGCGCGAATAGTCGAACAGGTGATTCCCGACTATACCGGCCGTGCGCGCGTCGAAATTGTCGAAACCACGGTCGGCGAACTGCGCAACACAGGCCTTGAGCTGGAGGCCAGAGGGGATGTGGACGTCATCATCTGCTCGGGCGCAACCTCCGAGTACCTGAGGCAGCACATCGCGACGGCCATCCTGTCGATTCGCATGGGCGAGTACGACCTGATCCGTGCCTTGGACCTCGCCCGTGCCCGAGCCACCCAGGTCGGTATTCTCAGTTTCCAGCACGCTCATCCAGAGCTTGAGGCGATGTCGTCGCTTTTTACCGTCGATATCCGCCAGGCTACCTACACCAGCTATGAAGAGGCCCGCCAGCAGGTACACCGCCTGGTCGATGACGGTTACCGAGTGGTGGTAGGGTCATCTACAGCCGTTGAACTTGCCGAGTCGGTCGGCGCACAAGGCGTACTGGCGCTGAACACCGACACCGTGCGGCGCGCCATGGAAGATGCATTGGCCATCTGCCGCAGTCGCCAGCAGAGCCTGGTTCAACAACAGCGCCTCAATTCGATACTGCGCAACTTGTCCGATGGCGTAATCGCGGTGGACGCTGAAGGGCTCGTTCAGTCCCTGAACCCACGCATGGCCGCACTTCTCGGTATTTCCAGCGAGTGGGCACGCGAACGCCCGCTCGCCGAGGTCATCCCAGGCCTGGATATAACGACGGTACTTTGCAGTGGTGAAAGCGAGGAAAACCGGATTCTGAAAGCAGCGGGCCGGACACTGGCGGCGAACATCACGCCCATCATCGAAAACGACAAGCCCGACGGGGTCGTCATCACCTGTCAGGAAGCCAATGCAATCCAACGCGCGGACCGGCGTATCCGCAGTCAGGTGAAGCCCAAGCAGTTCACGGCTCGCTATCACTTTGAACAAATGCTTGGAGACACAGCCGGGTTCCAGGCCATGCTGGGGCTTGCCCGCCACTACGCGGGGGCCGACGCCACGGTGTTGATTCATGGAGAGAGCGGGACGGGCAAGGAGCTCCTGGCACAAAGCATACATAACGCCAGCCAACGCCAGGCAGGCCCTTTCGTTGCAATCAACTGCGCAGCCTTCCCTGAAACATTGCTCGAAAGTGAGCTGTTCGGCTACGAGGAAGGTGCCTTCACGGGTTCGCGCAAGGGTGGCAAGGCTGGCTTGATAGAAAACGCCCACACCGGGACCCTGTTCCTCGATGAAATCGGTGATATGCCGGTCACTTTGCAAACGCGCCTACTACGCGTGCTTCAAGAACGTGAGGTGTTACGCCTGGGGGCGGCAGAGCCGACACCGGTAGACATCCGGGTAATCGCTGCCACGCACCGGGACCTTCGCCAACGCATCACCGAAGGTTGTTTCCGCGAAGACCTCTACTATCGCCTCAACATCCTGCGCTTGACCATGCCACCCCTGCGCGAACGCTCCCGCGACATTCCAATGCTTGCCAGGTCGATTCTGGACAAACTGACGGGACACAGCTCGGCCAATGAATCGTCCAGCAGCCTGCTCGAGAGGCTCATGCCTCAACTGGAGCGGCACAGTTGGCCAGGAAACATCCGAGAGCTGGAAAACATCGTCGAGCGTGCCGCGCTTTCAGCAAGTGCACTGCAAGGCCAGGACAACCCTCGGCTGTTACAGGCCTTGTTCGACGAACTCTTCGAGCCGGCCCCGCATGCAACATTGCAAGGCATGACAAGCCAGGACCTGCGCAGCCACAGTCGCGCCGAAGAAGTAAGGCGAGTTCGGGAAGTGCTGGCTCATTGCGCAGGTGACATGGATGAAGCCGCCAAGCGACTTGGCATCAGCCGCACGACCCTGTGGCGACGCCTCAAGGATGAAAAAAGCTAG
- a CDS encoding LysR family transcriptional regulator, with the protein MNWDDARVLLALGRALTLRRAGRVLRIDQATVGRRIAAMEEDLGSTLFLRTPTGYQLTAIGEVAFEMAEKMESAAMELARRTRGADQEQAGEVRLSTTDSLAYDFVIPALKQLHITHPEIRVVLNSTSEIVNLSKRETDIALRNQRPENPDLILRKLAEWPMGLFASAQYIEKHGEPEPGTGFEGHDLVMYEPYWRDRGHPRLVDESIEQGRVVVAANTSMMVRRSIKEGLGIGEIPIEMGIRDGLQRVWPDRVRAKPYDVWMVTHKDLRHTARIRFVIEHLAQAFA; encoded by the coding sequence ATGAACTGGGATGATGCACGGGTCTTGCTGGCGCTCGGGCGAGCGTTGACGTTGCGCCGCGCGGGGCGCGTGCTTCGGATTGACCAAGCGACGGTGGGAAGGCGGATTGCCGCGATGGAGGAAGACTTGGGATCTACCCTGTTTCTGCGCACGCCTACGGGTTATCAATTGACCGCCATCGGAGAAGTGGCATTCGAAATGGCGGAAAAAATGGAGAGCGCCGCCATGGAGTTGGCCCGCCGAACACGCGGAGCCGACCAGGAGCAAGCGGGGGAAGTGCGTTTATCTACAACGGACTCGCTGGCCTATGACTTTGTAATACCAGCATTGAAGCAGTTGCACATTACGCACCCCGAAATACGTGTTGTCTTGAACAGCACATCGGAAATTGTGAATTTGTCAAAGCGAGAGACTGATATCGCACTGCGAAATCAGCGTCCGGAGAACCCTGATTTAATACTGCGAAAGCTGGCCGAGTGGCCGATGGGGTTGTTCGCATCTGCGCAATACATAGAGAAACATGGCGAGCCGGAGCCTGGCACAGGGTTTGAGGGGCACGACCTAGTCATGTATGAGCCTTACTGGAGAGACCGGGGCCACCCCAGGCTGGTCGATGAAAGCATTGAGCAAGGCCGGGTAGTGGTGGCCGCCAACACCAGCATGATGGTGCGGCGTTCGATAAAAGAAGGCCTGGGAATCGGAGAAATTCCGATTGAAATGGGAATCCGTGACGGGCTTCAAAGAGTGTGGCCCGATCGGGTAAGAGCCAAGCCTTATGACGTCTGGATGGTCACCCACAAGGACCTCAGACACACTGCGCGTATCCGCTTTGTCATTGAGCATCTGGCGCAGGCCTTCGCGTGA